One genomic window of Bacteroidota bacterium includes the following:
- a CDS encoding cytochrome c oxidase subunit 3 family protein produces the protein MCIRRRRTRLSHNSDTAVGHAHHFTDMDQQREASTLGMWTFLVTEIMFFGGLFVAYALYRSMYPDAFAEASLRLNLVLGAVNTGVLICSSLTMVLAVRDAQMGKVKGLVRYLIATIVLGSAFLVIKAFEYSHKIHEHLIPGSSFQFAGPFGQQAEMFFSLYFMMTGLHAIHMIIGIGVLSVLLYQAKRGRFRAEYYSPIDVAGLYWHFVDVVWIYLFPLLYLVSRH, from the coding sequence ATGTGTATCAGGAGGAGGAGGACAAGGTTGTCGCATAACTCCGACACCGCGGTGGGGCACGCCCACCACTTCACCGACATGGACCAACAGCGTGAGGCAAGCACGCTGGGCATGTGGACATTCCTCGTTACCGAAATCATGTTCTTCGGGGGATTGTTCGTTGCCTATGCACTGTATCGCTCGATGTACCCGGACGCATTTGCAGAGGCAAGCCTCCGGCTCAATCTTGTGTTAGGCGCAGTCAACACCGGCGTGCTGATTTGCAGCAGTCTCACAATGGTGCTCGCTGTCCGTGACGCGCAAATGGGAAAGGTGAAGGGGCTCGTCCGCTACCTGATTGCGACGATTGTGCTGGGATCGGCGTTTCTTGTCATCAAAGCGTTCGAGTACTCGCACAAGATTCACGAGCATCTGATTCCCGGTTCGTCGTTCCAGTTTGCCGGGCCGTTCGGGCAGCAAGCGGAGATGTTTTTCTCCCTCTATTTCATGATGACCGGTTTGCACGCAATTCACATGATCATCGGCATCGGCGTGCTGTCGGTTCTTCTCTATCAGGCGAAGCGGGGACGCTTTAGGGCGGAATACTATTCACCGATTGACGTCGCCGGCTTGTACTGGCATTTCGTTGATGTTGTATGGATTTATCTCTTCCCGTTATTATACTTAGTCAGCAGGCATTGA
- a CDS encoding cytochrome C oxidase subunit IV family protein: MSQHVIPQKVYYLVFVTLILLTLVTVDVAFYNFGFLNIYIAMGIATVKATIVALYFMHLRYNSRLTWLFAGAGILWLFIMFVLTIADYITR; encoded by the coding sequence ATGTCGCAACACGTTATCCCTCAAAAAGTGTATTACCTCGTCTTCGTGACGCTGATTCTGCTGACGCTTGTCACGGTTGACGTTGCGTTCTACAATTTCGGCTTTCTGAATATCTACATCGCAATGGGCATTGCCACAGTCAAAGCGACGATTGTTGCATTGTACTTCATGCACTTGCGCTACAATTCCCGCCTTACATGGTTGTTTGCCGGGGCCGGAATCCTCTGGCTCTTCATCATGTTCGTCCTCACCATCGCCGACTACATTACGCGGTGA
- a CDS encoding cyclase family protein: MAMRLFFNATLGALLLTGCCKEQPHLADRTIIDLTYPFDSTTIYWPTEKGFRFEKGFEGITPNGFFYSANTFSAPEHGGTHIDAPIHFAEGKNTVDAIPVKQLVGIGVVVDVTAKCTADRDYQVLIEDIAEWERRHGELPKECIILLRTGFGKYWPHREEYLGTSELGAAAVAKLRFPGLHPETAKWLLSSRSIKAIGIDTPSIDYGQSVYFESHVALFTANIPAFENVANLDQLPDAGFSVVALPMNIKGGSGGPLRIIALLD; encoded by the coding sequence ATGGCTATGAGATTGTTCTTCAACGCGACGTTGGGGGCACTTCTGCTGACCGGTTGCTGCAAGGAGCAGCCTCATCTTGCCGACCGCACGATTATTGATCTCACGTACCCCTTCGACAGCACAACCATCTATTGGCCGACCGAAAAAGGCTTCCGGTTTGAAAAGGGATTTGAAGGAATAACACCCAACGGGTTTTTCTACTCAGCAAACACATTCTCTGCTCCGGAGCATGGCGGCACACACATCGATGCCCCGATACATTTTGCAGAAGGGAAGAACACGGTGGATGCAATTCCCGTCAAGCAACTTGTTGGTATCGGGGTGGTTGTTGATGTGACGGCCAAATGTACTGCCGACAGGGATTATCAGGTCTTGATCGAGGATATTGCGGAATGGGAGAGACGACACGGCGAACTTCCGAAAGAATGCATTATCCTTCTGCGAACCGGATTCGGAAAATACTGGCCTCACCGCGAGGAGTATTTGGGTACGTCGGAACTCGGTGCGGCTGCCGTTGCAAAGCTCCGGTTTCCGGGCTTGCACCCGGAGACTGCGAAATGGCTGCTTAGCAGCCGGTCCATCAAAGCCATCGGCATTGATACGCCGAGCATCGACTACGGACAGTCCGTGTACTTTGAGAGCCATGTTGCACTCTTCACTGCAAATATCCCTGCATTTGAGAACGTCGCCAATCTCGATCAGTTGCCCGATGCCGGGTTCTCCGTTGTTGCTCTTCCTATGAACATCAAAGGAGGAAGCGGGGGGCCGTTGCGGATCATCGCCCTGCTCGATTGA
- a CDS encoding aspartate kinase gives MFDSFTLFSLNIMIVMKFGGTSNEDAAAMRNVIRLVKSHLDKQPVVVISAIAKATNELELTARTAALGKEDEAVAIVTRLFERHNKIIDNLLASRSAAAELEGIFFNHLAEIKALVKGIAILRELTPRTLDAMCSFGERLSSRIIAAGLLESGVQSVWVDAKEFMLTDDNFGRAQPVFSAVEAGLEKKVRPLLEQRKVPVTQGFIGITRSGEYTTMGRESSDYSASIIGWAMNAANVQIWTDVDGILTADPRVVKSVKKLKRLSFEEAFELSYFGAKVLHPRTMLPVIEKNIPVQILNSKREGTGTVVDYHLKGSEEQPGAVCIKSIAHKDDIAVVSIFPLKRFSPYMFWEEIFSVLTAYGITTGMTATSEFKIAFAIDDAAVSDGLAHELEKFGRVEILHNKGSLCLVGKGIRGAGGILPRIFHALPDFQVYMISFGASDANLTLVIDGERLHEALNNLHAGFFERDTLPDTFEEVAH, from the coding sequence GTGTTCGATTCCTTCACTCTCTTCTCGCTCAACATCATGATTGTCATGAAATTCGGCGGCACTTCCAACGAGGACGCCGCTGCAATGCGCAATGTGATTCGCCTTGTCAAATCCCATCTTGACAAGCAACCGGTTGTTGTCATTTCCGCCATCGCTAAAGCGACGAACGAACTGGAGTTGACCGCACGAACGGCTGCTCTGGGAAAGGAAGACGAGGCTGTTGCCATTGTTACACGATTGTTCGAACGTCATAACAAGATTATCGACAATCTTCTTGCCTCACGATCTGCTGCCGCAGAGTTGGAGGGAATCTTCTTCAATCATCTTGCAGAGATCAAGGCACTCGTCAAAGGCATAGCTATTTTGAGAGAGCTGACACCGCGAACGTTGGATGCGATGTGTTCGTTCGGCGAGCGCCTGTCAAGCCGAATTATCGCCGCGGGCCTGCTCGAATCCGGAGTTCAGTCGGTTTGGGTTGACGCGAAAGAATTCATGCTCACCGACGACAATTTTGGCCGTGCGCAACCCGTTTTTTCCGCTGTCGAAGCCGGTCTGGAGAAGAAGGTTCGGCCGCTGTTGGAACAGCGGAAAGTTCCCGTCACGCAAGGGTTTATCGGGATTACCCGTTCCGGCGAGTACACGACGATGGGACGTGAGAGTTCGGATTATTCGGCTTCGATTATCGGCTGGGCAATGAATGCCGCGAACGTTCAGATCTGGACTGATGTTGACGGGATTCTCACGGCAGACCCGCGTGTCGTAAAATCCGTGAAGAAGTTGAAGCGCCTGTCGTTCGAGGAGGCGTTCGAGCTTTCGTACTTCGGGGCAAAAGTGTTGCACCCGCGTACGATGCTTCCGGTGATCGAAAAGAACATTCCGGTTCAGATTCTGAATTCAAAGAGGGAAGGAACGGGCACAGTCGTGGATTATCATCTCAAGGGGAGTGAAGAACAACCCGGCGCTGTTTGCATCAAATCGATCGCCCACAAAGATGATATTGCTGTTGTAAGCATCTTTCCCCTCAAACGCTTCAGTCCGTATATGTTCTGGGAGGAAATTTTCAGCGTGCTGACGGCATACGGCATCACAACGGGAATGACGGCAACTTCAGAATTCAAGATCGCCTTCGCAATTGATGATGCAGCCGTGAGTGACGGGCTTGCGCACGAATTGGAGAAGTTCGGCAGAGTGGAAATCCTGCACAACAAGGGAAGCCTCTGCCTTGTCGGGAAAGGAATACGCGGTGCCGGTGGAATATTGCCGCGCATCTTTCACGCGCTGCCGGACTTTCAGGTGTACATGATTTCATTCGGAGCGTCGGACGCAAATCTGACGTTGGTCATTGACGGCGAACGGCTGCATGAGGCGTTGAACAACCTGCACGCCGGATTCTTCGAACGCGACACGCTGCCCGACACGTTCGAGGAAGTCGCGCATTGA